TAAATCGCCCTTCATAGGTAAATCCTAGACGTTTTGCGGCACGCTTCGAAGGTTCATTGAGCGCATCACATTTCCATTCATAACGGCGATAGCCCATCTCTTCAAATACATACCGTGCCATTAAATATTGCGCCTCTGTCGCAATTCTGGTTCGCTGTAACTCGGGTAAATAAGTCACCGAACCGATTTCGACCACTCGGTTTGCTGTATCCAGGCGCATTAACGCGAAGGTTCCCAGCGCCTTTTGGGTATTTTTATCCAAAATTACATAATAAAATTTGGAGGAATCTCGTAATAAACGCTCAAAAAGCTCGTCCCATTCGGCTTTATTGGCAACCGAACTTCCCGCTAAATACGTCCACATGTGCGCAGGAGTATCTGGCCCATAGACAGCATATAAAGCTTCTTTATGCGACTCGTTCAGCTTCTCCAAGCGCGTATATCTTCCTTCAATGCTCGCCGCCGTTGGAAGTACCCCTGGAGTAAACCCAGGAACAGCTTCCCCAATCACTTGTCCAAATTCATTTGTCTTCATATCCTCTTCTACCTTCTATCTGTCAGTCTCATCACTTCTTAAAGTACCTTATTATACCACTTCTTTGTAAAAATGAGGACTTCCTACTCTACTCTTCCTCTGCTGTCTCCACTAAATAGAGCTCCTGGAGGTCGCTGATAGACAGCCACCTTGCTTCTGCCTGCGACTCCACGTAGACGGCTTCGCCGCTCAATTCCACAGGCACACCGACCACCATTTCATGCCCTTCCTTCTTCTTCACGCGAAAACACGCCAGTTGCCGGTGAACATAGAGTTGAGTCAGCAGCGTCCATTTTTCCTCTTTCGTGAGGCGACTCGTGTAATGCTCCATCCGCTTCTCCTTGGCGATTTCACTCGTATGTTCCGACAAGAAGAAGCCTTGCCACTTCGCCATGCCACGGTCTGTATATTCTCTGGTTGCTTTATACGGTAAATACATACGCATATTCATGTCAATCCATCTAACCCTCCTGCCGAATGCCCTCCGACGAGCTGACTGCGCGCCTTCACGCGGGACGATTCCAATAGAGAGTTCGCCTTCAAGAGCGAGGTGAAGCCGAATTCGTCGCGAATCGTATCGACGGCCTTTTGCAATTTTTCTTCCTTTTCGACCTGCTCGTAATCGTCGAATAATGAAAATACCGTAATCGCCTCATCTACGAGCCCTTGATAGGAAATCCCTACTCGACGCACCGCACCACTCGTATATTTCTGGCGAAACAAGTCCAATACCACTTCCGTCAGAGGCTTCGTTTGATTCGTGGGGTCGATTTTTCGTTGCGCCTGAATCGATTTTTTCTCCTCCGTTCTAGAGTACCCCACATGAATCGATACACAAGTCGTCTTCTTGCGGACCCTGCGCAGGCGAACGGCCACTTGCTCGGCCATTTCTCTTAAAATCAACTCGATATCGCCCTTGCGACGGTAATCTTTCGGCAAAATTTGCGAGTTCCCGATACCGTGTGATTTCACCTTGTAGGGATGATGGACATTGCTCTCATCGATGCCATTCGCGTGAAACCACAGCTCCACGCCCATAATCCCCAGATGCTTCTTCAATAGATCCGCATCCGCATGCGCCAATTCCTTAATCGTGTAAATCTTCAGCTGGTTCAGCCGCTTTTCCATACGACTGCCAATTCCCCAGAAATCCGTCATCTTCTCGATTCCCCAGACCTTCGTTTCCACGTCCTCGTACGACCAGTTGGCGCGCATATTCTTCGCACTCTTAGCCTCATTATCCAGCGCGAGTTTAGCAAGGAGAGGATTCGCATTAGACATCCCTACCGTTGAATAGAGCCCTGTCTCCTTCCAAATCGCCCGCTGAATTTGCGCGGACAAGAGGTCTAATTTTTCCTTTCTAGAAAGCGTCGGATCCGGGAAGAAATAATTCAAAGAAGTCGTCAAATCGACAAAGCCTTCATCGATGGAATACGGATAAATCTCACTCGTCGTGGCAAAATTTTGCAAAATACGCTGAATCTGCATATTAATCCGGATATACTCGGACATCCTTGGTGGGACAATGACGGTCGCCCTCGCCCACGCCTCGATGAAACGCACGAAGGCCGCATCCGTGGGGAGCCCTTGACGCTCGGCCTTATAATAGGAAAAGCGACGCGTATGAATATCAAACGGCAAGTCGTAGGTTCGACCGACATTTTTGCGCCCAAAGACTTTCTTGAAGACGGGAGAAGACGCCAAAATGAGCCCCTTGCAATTATCCGCGCGACTCATCACACACAACGACGCCTTGAGCGGATGCAGTCCTCTGGCGATGCACTCGACGCT
This Granulicatella adiacens ATCC 49175 DNA region includes the following protein-coding sequences:
- a CDS encoding GNAT family N-acetyltransferase; the encoded protein is MKTNEFGQVIGEAVPGFTPGVLPTAASIEGRYTRLEKLNESHKEALYAVYGPDTPAHMWTYLAGSSVANKAEWDELFERLLRDSSKFYYVILDKNTQKALGTFALMRLDTANRVVEIGSVTYLPELQRTRIATEAQYLMARYVFEEMGYRRYEWKCDALNEPSKRAAKRLGFTYEGRFRQAVVYKGRTRDTDWYSMIDQEWPKRKERFEKWLHPENFNEEGVQYHSLSQQSL
- a CDS encoding Y-family DNA polymerase, whose translation is MSLINYSLEPRSDIAFIDMKSFYASVECIARGLHPLKASLCVMSRADNCKGLILASSPVFKKVFGRKNVGRTYDLPFDIHTRRFSYYKAERQGLPTDAAFVRFIEAWARATVIVPPRMSEYIRINMQIQRILQNFATTSEIYPYSIDEGFVDLTTSLNYFFPDPTLSRKEKLDLLSAQIQRAIWKETGLYSTVGMSNANPLLAKLALDNEAKSAKNMRANWSYEDVETKVWGIEKMTDFWGIGSRMEKRLNQLKIYTIKELAHADADLLKKHLGIMGVELWFHANGIDESNVHHPYKVKSHGIGNSQILPKDYRRKGDIELILREMAEQVAVRLRRVRKKTTCVSIHVGYSRTEEKKSIQAQRKIDPTNQTKPLTEVVLDLFRQKYTSGAVRRVGISYQGLVDEAITVFSLFDDYEQVEKEEKLQKAVDTIRDEFGFTSLLKANSLLESSRVKARSQLVGGHSAGGLDGLT